Proteins encoded together in one Pseudomonadota bacterium window:
- a CDS encoding riboflavin synthase, which yields MFTGIIEETGTVSSSSLSGGSGDLRIEARLVLGDCAPGDSIAVNGVCLTVTQIKNKELNFAVSAETLRRSNLGLLKKGARVNLERALAADGRFGGHLVSGHIDGTGRLSHRQAEGNAVIFTFTAPPAINRYLIEKGSIAVDGISLTIASLNRESFKVAVIPHSLTHTTLAKKEIGAIVNLESDLIAKYIEKLLQPRDAAQETGASGLNLSLLRKHGFA from the coding sequence ATGTTTACCGGCATAATTGAAGAAACCGGAACCGTCAGCAGTTCCTCCCTCAGCGGCGGCAGCGGAGATTTGCGGATTGAAGCTCGGCTGGTTCTTGGCGATTGTGCTCCGGGAGACAGTATCGCGGTTAACGGGGTCTGCCTGACCGTTACCCAGATCAAGAACAAAGAACTGAATTTTGCAGTCTCGGCGGAAACCCTGCGCCGCTCCAATCTCGGCTTACTGAAAAAAGGCGCCCGGGTCAACCTTGAACGGGCCTTGGCCGCAGATGGCCGTTTCGGCGGCCATCTGGTTTCCGGCCATATCGACGGCACCGGCCGCCTCAGCCACCGGCAAGCGGAAGGCAACGCCGTCATTTTTACCTTTACCGCGCCCCCGGCAATTAACCGGTACCTGATTGAAAAAGGTTCAATCGCCGTAGACGGCATCAGCTTGACGATCGCGTCTTTGAACCGGGAATCATTCAAGGTCGCCGTAATTCCGCATTCCCTGACACACACGACCTTGGCGAAAAAGGAAATCGGGGCAATCGTCAATCTCGAAAGTGACCTGATCGCCAAATATATTGAAAAATTGTTGCAGCCTCGGGATGCGGCCCAGGAAACCGGGGCCTCCGGACTTAATCTTTCCCTGCTGCGCAAACACGGCTTTGCCTGA